Proteins found in one Drosophila busckii strain San Diego stock center, stock number 13000-0081.31 chromosome 2R, ASM1175060v1, whole genome shotgun sequence genomic segment:
- the LOC108596742 gene encoding protein lingerer isoform X5 → MSTQQTRSGGGGGRTQKKSNAAGGGGGGGGGNHVGNSNNDANTHATITVHKHKADANKTEKPEKAQPKATTEQLRIAQITNSTTEDPQINEKVTLLLTMTQRSEEEVCCALNECDFDLQAAANFLIEILPQGAFAKYEKKRKSKTGTAVADGAGGDGEWADGNANADRREKSRNRSANRGGRGGTDSRGWRGREARENDRNMRESRGGERGGEERGANDNYRGQRNGGRGAPGGGGGRDGGPRDSARGGGFMSRPGRGGGRMGGRGGVARGERGGFAARNNANNEDHHEVELWDNTIAQNAEKQQHQQGHDDAWGDWNNEEYEGSLKDSKVFTTSNLNSQTAATVVSVGTELAAPPGLEHQLGQATLSVEDGSSTAPTSAAGGTTPMMQYSAAVSNPPPQLQSSTPSSVANASPYASNADTFSSAASAAATLVQQAQLQQQTPLKPSATLSAEQSQYFNSLTSQGASPTAAAAAASTVYGQSNNQAAPYPNTYANVFASAPGSSVGTPNNNNNSSNSNDQSQPTQVRRARAKLPPPSKIPASAVEMPGDNALNNIGYLDVQFGAMDFGNDDSFGDALPEKFNAGVSIDGQSSQQQQQQQDEYQSKTHQQQAALTAGLQNAQLLQGDALSASSYAARTTQQAAGSVLDQLTKSDPYGQAGSGNNGGTSYQNAYQTSAASKANSAYQTPASVQGGYNSSSYAGVQSSVANSYQPSGYGSYQPNAVNSYQQQQQQHQAASVAQSAAGSGVAATQNIPSGGQNSSSVSTSSGVSSSSASTGNGPAGAVSGASGANQAVVSNTNNNVSGSSSASSVTAVNSSGNNVASVGGGQQGGPGGNSLSGVSSGGVVAGGGSAASVGVGVGVNASSVSGSVAAQTGTAAVLASLASASNKNNSSSSNSSGSGGATTVSAGAGGVSGSSTGGAGSGGGSGGGSSSGLVPTNIQMVSQYIQTGLPYYQQPVFSYEELQMMQQRVPHVQGYYDLNYTPNSLNAGRDNLGSVAYSTMTDGRFARTDNNSSPVSNVSSTMSQQTGSSAPMLNVPYAYFYGGNVVPGGFQYGTPAIYPTQIPAANTASGGQFPKPSYSAGYGSTSYDALSQTTQDYTKGGYSSSVNQQSKTQTVSNQPQAGTGSDLTSSMYGKGHVALNKVNSYDKQSFHSGTPPPFNMANTQTAGGTSAQPYGMYLPMPAAGHHNMIHQPIHQDSNSAGQRQQSSSQSKSAGKPSYPTSYWTGQN, encoded by the exons ATGAGCACACAACAAACTCGTTCGGGGGGCGGCGGAGGTCGTACTCAGAAAAAATCAAATGCCGccggtggtggcggcggcggcggtggtggcaaCCATGTGGGCAACAGTAACAACGATGCCAACACACATGCCACCATAACGGTGCATAAGCATAAAGCCGATGCAAACAAGACAGAGAAACCAGAGAAGGCTCAACCAAAGGCCACCACGGAACAGTTGCGCATTGCTCAGATCACTAATAGCACCACAGAGGATCCGCAGATTAATGAAAAGGTCACCCTATTGCTAACAATGACCCAACGCTCCGAAGAGGAGGTCTGCTGTGCTCTAAATGAGTGCGACTTTGATTTGCAGGCAGCGGCCAATttcttaattgaaatattaccACAG GGCGCCTTTGCCAAGTACGAGAAGAAGCGCAAGAGTAAGACCGGCACCGCCGTGGCAGATGGAGCTGGCGGCGATGGCGAGTGGGCCGATGGCAATGCAAATGCGGACAGGCGTGAAAAGTCACGTAATCGCAGCGCCAATCGTGGTGGACGCGGCGGCACCGACAGTCGCGGCT GGCGCGGCAGAGAGGCGCGTGAGAATGATCGCAATATGCGTGAATCTCGTGGCGGCGAGCGCGGCGGCGAGGAACGCGGAGCCAACGACAACTATCGTGGTCAGCGCAATGGTGGACGAGGTGCacctggcggcggcggcggtagAGATGGTGGTCCACGCGACTCAGCTCGCGGCGGCGGCTTTATGTCACGTCCTGGACGCGGTGGAGGTCGCATGGGTGGACGCGGCGGTGTGGCGCGTGGCGAACGCGGTGGCTTTGCTGCACgcaacaatgccaacaatgAGGATCATCATGAGGTGGAGCTCTGGGACAATACCATAGCGCAAAATGctgaaaagcagcaacatcagcaaggGCACGACGATGCCTGGGGCGACTGGAATAATGAGGAGTATGAGGGCTCGCTAAAGGACAGCAAGGTGTTTACCACGAGTAATCTCAACTCGCAAACGGCAGCGACTGTGGTGAGTGTCGGCACTGAGCTGGCGGCGCCTCCTGGCCTGGAACATCAGCTGGGACAAGCGACGCTTTCGGTAGAGGATGGCAGCAGCACGGCGCCTACGTCCGCAGCAGGCGGAACCACGCCCATGATGCAGTATAGTGCAGCGGTTAGCAATCCACCGCCGCAGCTGCAGAGCAGCACGCCAAGCAGTGTTGCAAATGCTTCACCATATGCATCCAATGCTGATACATTCTCAAGTGCTGCCTCTGCAGCTGCCACGCTGGTGCAGCAGgcgcagttgcagcagcagacgccaCTGAAGCCATCGGCCACACTTTCCGCGGAGCAATCTCAGTATTTCAACTCGCTGACGTCGCAAGGCGCCAGTCccacagcagccgccgccgctgcatcGACTGTCTACGGCCAGAGCAACAACCAAGCAGCGCCGTATCccaatacatatgcaaatgtgtttGCTTCAGCGCCCGGTTCCAGCGTTGGCacgcccaacaacaacaacaacagcagcaacagtaacgaTCAATCGCAGCCCACGCAAGTGCGTCGTGCTCGAGccaagctgccgccgccttcAAAGATACCAGCGAGTGCCGTGGAAATGCCTGGCGACAATGCTCTCAACAACATCGGCTACCTGGATGTGCAATTCGGTGCCATGGACTTTGGCAACGACGACAGCTTTGGCGATGCGCTGCCCGAGAAGTTCAATGCGGGCGTTAGCATCGATGGACagtcgtcgcagcagcagcagcagcagcaggacgaGTATCAGAGCAAGACACATcagcagcaggcggcgctTACCGCCGGCTTGCAGAACGCGCAGCTGTTACAGGGCGACGCTTTGAGCGCCAGCAGCTATGCGGCACGCACAACGCAGCAGGCGGCGGGCAGCGTGCTGGATCAGTTGACCAAGAGCGATCCCTACGGCCAGGcgggcagcggcaacaatggCGGCACATCCTATCAGAATGCCTATCAGACGAGCGCTGCCAGCAAGGCGAACAGTGCCTATCAGACGCCAGCCTCTGTGCAAGGTGGCTACAATAGCTCCAGCTATGCGGGCGTGCAATCCTCGGTGGCCAATAGCTATCAGCCCTCGGGCTATGGTAGCTATCAGCCCAATGCGGTCAACTcctatcagcagcagcagcaacaacatcaagcCGCTTCAGTGGCGCAGAGCGCTGCAGGCAGCGGCGTCGCAGCGACACAAAACATTCCCAGTGGCGGACAGAACAGCTCCAG TGTCTCCACCAGCAGCggcgtaagcagcagcagcgccagcacgGGCAACGGTCCCGCGGGCGCGGTCAGCGGTGCAAGCGGTGCTAACCAGGCGGTCGTCTCCAACA ccaacaacaatgttaGTGGCAGCAGTTCGGCGAGCAGCGTTACGGCGGTCAatagcagcggcaacaatgtGGCATCGGTTGGTGGCGGACAGCAGGGCGGACCAGGCGGCAACTCATTGTCGGGCGTAAGTAGCGGCGGTGTTGTTGCCGGCGGCGGCAGTGCAGCCAGCGTCGGTGTTGGCGTCGGCGTCAATGCTAGCTCTGTGAGCGGTTCGGTTGCTGCACAAACGGGCACCGCAGCGGTGCTTGCGTCGCTGGCCTCAGCCAGcaataagaacaacagcagcagcagcaacagcagcggcagcggtggTGCTACAACTGTTAGCGCTGGAGCTGGTGGCGTTAGTGGCAGCTCAACTGGTGGTGCTGGTAGTGGtggtggcagcggcggcggcagcagcagcggcttggTGCCCACCAACATCCAAATGGTTAGTCAATATATTCAGACTGGATTGCCATACTATCAGCAACCAGTTTTTTCCTACGAGGAATTACAAATGATGCAACAGAGAGTGCCACATGTG CAAGGATATTATGATCTGAACTACACGCCCAACAGCCTCAATGCTGGACGCGACAATCTCGGCTCTGTGGCATACTCAACCATGACTGATGGGCGCTTTGCGCGCACCGACAATAACTCCAGTCCAGTTAGTAAC GTTTCAAGCACAATGTCGCAACAAACAGGCTCAAGTGCGCCTATGCTGAATGTTCCTTATGCCTATTTCTATGGCGGCAATGTTGTGCCCGGCGGTTTCCAATATGGCACGCCAGCAATCTATCCA ACACAAATACCGGCAGCCAATACTGCCTCTGGTGGTCAATTCCCCAAGCCTTCATATAGCGCTGGCTATGGCTCAACCAGCTATGATGCGCTCTCTCAGACAACTCAGGATTATACCAAGGGCGGCTACTCGTCCAGCGTGAATCAGCAGAGCAAAACGCAAACGGTTTCAAATCAGCCGCAGGCGGGCACTGGCTCCGATTTAACCTCATCCATGTATGGCAAGGGACACGTGGCGCTAAACAAGGTCAat TCGTATGACAAGCAGAGTTTCCATTCGGGCACACCGCCGCCTTTCAATAtggcaaacacacagacagccgGTGGCACCTCGGCCCAGCCCTATGGCATGTATCTGCCGATGCCGGCTGCCGGACACCACAACATGATCCATCAACCCATACATCAG GATTCAAACAGCGCCGGACAGCGTCAACAGTCGAGCAGCCAGTCAAAGTCTGCCGGAAAACCGAGCTATCCTACTTCTTACTGGACTGGACAGAACTAG
- the LOC108596742 gene encoding protein lingerer isoform X6 encodes MSTQQTRSGGGGGRTQKKSNAAGGGGGGGGGNHVGNSNNDANTHATITVHKHKADANKTEKPEKAQPKATTEQLRIAQITNSTTEDPQINEKVTLLLTMTQRSEEEVCCALNECDFDLQAAANFLIEILPQGAFAKYEKKRKSKTGTAVADGAGGDGEWADGNANADRREKSRNRSANRGGRGGTDSRGWRGREARENDRNMRESRGGERGGEERGANDNYRGQRNGGRGAPGGGGGRDGGPRDSARGGGFMSRPGRGGGRMGGRGGVARGERGGFAARNNANNEDHHEVELWDNTIAQNAEKQQHQQGHDDAWGDWNNEEYEGSLKDSKVFTTSNLNSQTAATVVSVGTELAAPPGLEHQLGQATLSVEDGSSTAPTSAAGGTTPMMQYSAAVSNPPPQLQSSTPSSVANASPYASNADTFSSAASAAATLVQQAQLQQQTPLKPSATLSAEQSQYFNSLTSQGASPTAAAAAASTVYGQSNNQAAPYPNTYANVFASAPGSSVGTPNNNNNSSNSNDQSQPTQVRRARAKLPPPSKIPASAVEMPGDNALNNIGYLDVQFGAMDFGNDDSFGDALPEKFNAGVSIDGQSSQQQQQQQDEYQSKTHQQQAALTAGLQNAQLLQGDALSASSYAARTTQQAAGSVLDQLTKSDPYGQAGSGNNGGTSYQNAYQTSAASKANSAYQTPASVQGGYNSSSYAGVQSSVANSYQPSGYGSYQPNAVNSYQQQQQQHQAASVAQSAAGSGVAATQNIPSGGQNSSSANASSAYLSSGYSTPQSAYQSSQSVYGSTGLSNSSGFAGSASNSSSQYGNFSASAKLKDAATGGAASHYDSVSTSSGVSSSSASTGNGPAGAVSGASGANQAVVSNTNNNVSGSSSASSVTAVNSSGNNVASVGGGQQGGPGGNSLSGQGYYDLNYTPNSLNAGRDNLGSVAYSTMTDGRFARTDNNSSPVSNVSSTMSQQTGSSAPMLNVPYAYFYGGNVVPGGFQYGTPAIYPTQIPAANTASGGQFPKPSYSAGYGSTSYDALSQTTQDYTKGGYSSSVNQQSKTQTVSNQPQAGTGSDLTSSMYGKGHVALNKVNSYDKQSFHSGTPPPFNMANTQTAGGTSAQPYGMYLPMPAAGHHNMIHQPIHQVEYSSEQQVQVQTEAYANESQMWPQDNQYDYELTNGQHPKIICKMSSMASHFSPSEQKRNQRKKKTNSAAYFFCRDKNSIYIHI; translated from the exons ATGAGCACACAACAAACTCGTTCGGGGGGCGGCGGAGGTCGTACTCAGAAAAAATCAAATGCCGccggtggtggcggcggcggcggtggtggcaaCCATGTGGGCAACAGTAACAACGATGCCAACACACATGCCACCATAACGGTGCATAAGCATAAAGCCGATGCAAACAAGACAGAGAAACCAGAGAAGGCTCAACCAAAGGCCACCACGGAACAGTTGCGCATTGCTCAGATCACTAATAGCACCACAGAGGATCCGCAGATTAATGAAAAGGTCACCCTATTGCTAACAATGACCCAACGCTCCGAAGAGGAGGTCTGCTGTGCTCTAAATGAGTGCGACTTTGATTTGCAGGCAGCGGCCAATttcttaattgaaatattaccACAG GGCGCCTTTGCCAAGTACGAGAAGAAGCGCAAGAGTAAGACCGGCACCGCCGTGGCAGATGGAGCTGGCGGCGATGGCGAGTGGGCCGATGGCAATGCAAATGCGGACAGGCGTGAAAAGTCACGTAATCGCAGCGCCAATCGTGGTGGACGCGGCGGCACCGACAGTCGCGGCT GGCGCGGCAGAGAGGCGCGTGAGAATGATCGCAATATGCGTGAATCTCGTGGCGGCGAGCGCGGCGGCGAGGAACGCGGAGCCAACGACAACTATCGTGGTCAGCGCAATGGTGGACGAGGTGCacctggcggcggcggcggtagAGATGGTGGTCCACGCGACTCAGCTCGCGGCGGCGGCTTTATGTCACGTCCTGGACGCGGTGGAGGTCGCATGGGTGGACGCGGCGGTGTGGCGCGTGGCGAACGCGGTGGCTTTGCTGCACgcaacaatgccaacaatgAGGATCATCATGAGGTGGAGCTCTGGGACAATACCATAGCGCAAAATGctgaaaagcagcaacatcagcaaggGCACGACGATGCCTGGGGCGACTGGAATAATGAGGAGTATGAGGGCTCGCTAAAGGACAGCAAGGTGTTTACCACGAGTAATCTCAACTCGCAAACGGCAGCGACTGTGGTGAGTGTCGGCACTGAGCTGGCGGCGCCTCCTGGCCTGGAACATCAGCTGGGACAAGCGACGCTTTCGGTAGAGGATGGCAGCAGCACGGCGCCTACGTCCGCAGCAGGCGGAACCACGCCCATGATGCAGTATAGTGCAGCGGTTAGCAATCCACCGCCGCAGCTGCAGAGCAGCACGCCAAGCAGTGTTGCAAATGCTTCACCATATGCATCCAATGCTGATACATTCTCAAGTGCTGCCTCTGCAGCTGCCACGCTGGTGCAGCAGgcgcagttgcagcagcagacgccaCTGAAGCCATCGGCCACACTTTCCGCGGAGCAATCTCAGTATTTCAACTCGCTGACGTCGCAAGGCGCCAGTCccacagcagccgccgccgctgcatcGACTGTCTACGGCCAGAGCAACAACCAAGCAGCGCCGTATCccaatacatatgcaaatgtgtttGCTTCAGCGCCCGGTTCCAGCGTTGGCacgcccaacaacaacaacaacagcagcaacagtaacgaTCAATCGCAGCCCACGCAAGTGCGTCGTGCTCGAGccaagctgccgccgccttcAAAGATACCAGCGAGTGCCGTGGAAATGCCTGGCGACAATGCTCTCAACAACATCGGCTACCTGGATGTGCAATTCGGTGCCATGGACTTTGGCAACGACGACAGCTTTGGCGATGCGCTGCCCGAGAAGTTCAATGCGGGCGTTAGCATCGATGGACagtcgtcgcagcagcagcagcagcagcaggacgaGTATCAGAGCAAGACACATcagcagcaggcggcgctTACCGCCGGCTTGCAGAACGCGCAGCTGTTACAGGGCGACGCTTTGAGCGCCAGCAGCTATGCGGCACGCACAACGCAGCAGGCGGCGGGCAGCGTGCTGGATCAGTTGACCAAGAGCGATCCCTACGGCCAGGcgggcagcggcaacaatggCGGCACATCCTATCAGAATGCCTATCAGACGAGCGCTGCCAGCAAGGCGAACAGTGCCTATCAGACGCCAGCCTCTGTGCAAGGTGGCTACAATAGCTCCAGCTATGCGGGCGTGCAATCCTCGGTGGCCAATAGCTATCAGCCCTCGGGCTATGGTAGCTATCAGCCCAATGCGGTCAACTcctatcagcagcagcagcaacaacatcaagcCGCTTCAGTGGCGCAGAGCGCTGCAGGCAGCGGCGTCGCAGCGACACAAAACATTCCCAGTGGCGGACAGAACAGCTCCAG CGCGAATGCGAGCTCCGCCTATCTGTCCTCGGGATATTCGACACCACAAAGTGCTTACCAGTCCAGCCAGAGTGTCTATGGCAGCACTGGTCTCTCCAACAGCAGCGG GTTTGCTGGCAGCGCAAGCAACTCGTCCTCGCAGTACGGTAACTTTAGTGCTAGCGCTAAGCTCAAGGATGCGGCCACAGGCGGAGCTGCCTCGCACTACGACAG TGTCTCCACCAGCAGCggcgtaagcagcagcagcgccagcacgGGCAACGGTCCCGCGGGCGCGGTCAGCGGTGCAAGCGGTGCTAACCAGGCGGTCGTCTCCAACA ccaacaacaatgttaGTGGCAGCAGTTCGGCGAGCAGCGTTACGGCGGTCAatagcagcggcaacaatgtGGCATCGGTTGGTGGCGGACAGCAGGGCGGACCAGGCGGCAACTCATTGTCGGGC CAAGGATATTATGATCTGAACTACACGCCCAACAGCCTCAATGCTGGACGCGACAATCTCGGCTCTGTGGCATACTCAACCATGACTGATGGGCGCTTTGCGCGCACCGACAATAACTCCAGTCCAGTTAGTAAC GTTTCAAGCACAATGTCGCAACAAACAGGCTCAAGTGCGCCTATGCTGAATGTTCCTTATGCCTATTTCTATGGCGGCAATGTTGTGCCCGGCGGTTTCCAATATGGCACGCCAGCAATCTATCCA ACACAAATACCGGCAGCCAATACTGCCTCTGGTGGTCAATTCCCCAAGCCTTCATATAGCGCTGGCTATGGCTCAACCAGCTATGATGCGCTCTCTCAGACAACTCAGGATTATACCAAGGGCGGCTACTCGTCCAGCGTGAATCAGCAGAGCAAAACGCAAACGGTTTCAAATCAGCCGCAGGCGGGCACTGGCTCCGATTTAACCTCATCCATGTATGGCAAGGGACACGTGGCGCTAAACAAGGTCAat TCGTATGACAAGCAGAGTTTCCATTCGGGCACACCGCCGCCTTTCAATAtggcaaacacacagacagccgGTGGCACCTCGGCCCAGCCCTATGGCATGTATCTGCCGATGCCGGCTGCCGGACACCACAACATGATCCATCAACCCATACATCAGGTAGAGTACAGTTCAGAGCAGCAAGTGCAGGTGCAAACCGAAGCGTATGCCAATGAGTCACAAATGTGGCCACAAGATAATCAGTATGACTATGAATTGACTAATGGGCAGCACCCGA AAATTATATGCAAGATGAGCTCGATGGCATCTCATTTTTCGCCGAGTGAACAGAAGAGAAACcagagaaaaaagaaaacaaattccgcagcatattttttttgcagggataaaaattccatttacatacatatataa